The Triticum dicoccoides isolate Atlit2015 ecotype Zavitan chromosome 6A, WEW_v2.0, whole genome shotgun sequence genome has a window encoding:
- the LOC119317557 gene encoding transcription termination factor MTEF18, mitochondrial-like, whose translation MAWSRTAHRRSAVMPLLRAALRRFLSTESSGFPKLRNLPYRLRRAAVPAARTAVSDYLISTRCLPSSHADSITALAPCSLHTFLAGIPAVPSTLPSSDLPSLLRRHLSYHPLNELPFFLESIGLPPSTDSDLMFLTDHPSLLPTVAALAHFGFPWSRLGLLFPNVLLQVPPDLISARLVALEESLRPLPRAAIIAACLSFPLLIENDLSSSAPLVDDLMRAYGGLGPDLGASNDIDVFLRVCGRMQMFYDAGMKVGSIGGLVGCNQRVFLELKEERIGERLKFFKRLGLPGEEAGSFLLSNPGVLDLDFDDVVISVPEYLRRVGLANDEVDVAVKKHPYVVGRNRLENLPGVLRAMGLSHRFLEKISGGGESLRYLSPDFVLEDASYDMEVERAFSDRMVKVKVEMNAQHVDTKLEFLKSIGYGENKKTAHILPVLHSTREMLNERFDYLLERGVEYKMLCRIVSVFPKVLNQGKEMLNEKLNYMTLDLGYSLEYLDCFPALLCFDLENRVKPRYAMLRWLQSYGLFKRPLAPATVLANSEKRFISNLYNMHPAAPKLWLECFSSRIHMEYYLKNIQSQHPDNE comes from the coding sequence ATGGCGTGGAGCAGGACAGCACACCGGCGCAGCGCCGTCATGCCACTCTTACGCGCCGCGCTGCGCCGCTTCCTCTCCACGGAGTCTTCGGGGTTCCCGAAGCTACGGAACCTTCCGTACCGACTCCGCCGCGCCGCCGTCCCCGCTGCGCGCACCGCCGTCTCCGACTACCTCATCTCAACGCGCTGCCTCCCCTCCTCCCACGCCGACTCAATCACTGCGCTTGCGCCGTGCTCCCTCCACACCTTCCTCGCCGGCATCCCAGCCGTGCCCAGTACGCTCCCCTCCTCCGacctcccctccctcctccgccgccacctCTCCTACCATCCGCTCAACGAGCTTCCCTTCTTCCTCGAGTCCATCGGCTTGCCCCCTTCCACCGATTCCGATCTCATGTTCCTCACCGACCATCCGTCCCTCCTCCCCACCGTTGCCGCGCTCGCGCATTTCGGCTTCCCGTGGTCCCGTCTTGGCCTGCTATTCCCCAATGTCCTCCTCCAAGTCCCTCCCGACCTCATCTCCGCCCGCCTTGTCGCCCTCGAGGAAAGCCTCCGTCCGCTGCCGCGTGCTGCGATTATCGCTGCCTGCCTCTCTTTCCCCTTGCTTATTGAGAACGATCTCTCCAGCAGTGCCCCCCTTGTCGATGATCTTATGAGGGCGTATGGAGGATTGGGTCCGGATTTGGGGGctagcaatgacattgatgtgttctTGCGAGTGTGCGGCAGGATGCAGATGTTCTACGATGCTGGGATGAAGGTTGGGAGCATCGGGGGGCTTGTTGGGTGCAATCAGAGGGTTtttcttgagcttaaggaggagcgGATTGGTGAGAGGTTGAAATTCTTCAAGAGGCTGGGGCTGCCAGGGGAGGAGGCAGGGAGCTTCTTACTGAGCAATCCTGGGGTTTTGGATCTTGATTTTGATGATGTGGTGATCTCAGTGCCAGAGTACCTGAGGAGAGTTGGGTTGGCAAATGACGAGGTTGATGTGGCGGTGAAGAAGCACCCGTATGTGGTTGGGAGGAACAGATTGGAGAACCTCCCTGGTGTGCTGCGTGCAATGGGACTGAGTCATCGATTCCTGGAGAAGATTTCTGGTGGCGGTGAGAGCTTGCGGTATTTATCACCAGATTTCGTCTTGGAGGATGCTAGTTATGATATGGAGGTGGAGAGAGCATTCTCAGACAGAATGGTTAAGGTGAAGGTGGAGATGAATGCACAGCATGTGGACACCAAGCTTGAGTTCTTGAAGAGCATTGGGTATGGTGAGAACAAAAAAACCGCACACATACTTCCTGTTCTGCACAGCACTCGGGAAATGCTGAATGAGCGATTTGACTACCTCCTGGAAAGAGGGGTGGAGTACAAGATGCTGTGTCGGATCGTGAGTGTGTTCCCAAAGGTGCTGAACCAGGGCAAGGAGATGCTCAATGAAAAGTTGAACTACATGACTCTGGATCTGGGATACTCTTTGGAGTATCTTGATTGCTTCCCAGCATTACTGTGCTTTGATTTGGAGAACCGGGTCAAGCCTAGGTATGCAATGCTTCGGTGGCTCCAAAGTTATGGTCTTTTTAAAAGACCATTAGCGCCTGCAACTGTGCTTGCTAACTCAGAGAAGAGGTTCATTTCCAACCTCTACAATATGCATCCCGCAGCGCCGAAGCTGTGGCTTGAGTGCTTCTCTTCAAGAATACACATGGAATATTACCTCAAGAATATACAGTCCCAGCATCCAGATAATGAATAA